In the Anastrepha obliqua isolate idAnaObli1 chromosome 1, idAnaObli1_1.0, whole genome shotgun sequence genome, one interval contains:
- the LOC129247662 gene encoding cryptochrome-1, whose protein sequence is MAKRANVLWFRHGLRLHDNPALLEAISDKAEGIALIPLFIFDGESAGTKTVGYNRMRFLLKSLADINNQLQAVHSSAGGLGKLYLFQGNPTAIFRRLNDHCQLNKICFEQDCEPIWNRRDDSVRALCNELGIEAVEKVSHTLWDPRTVISTNGGIPPLTYQMFLHTVEIIGLPPRPVEDPDWNGVELLQLPESILMELNAFTQFPTPEDMNVFPDNVSYVAKVKWRGGEQQALLHLAERLNVEEHAFKHGYYLPNQAHPNIVESPKSMSAHLRFGCLSVRRFYWSVHDLFKNVQLEAYHQGIHMTGGEHITGQLIWREYFYTMSVNNPYYDRMEGNEICLNIPWAKPAADQLESWRSGHTGFPLIDAAMRQLLAEGWLHHTLRNTVATFLTRGALWQNWEHGLRHFLKYLLDADWSVCAGNWMWVSSSAFERLLDSSRVSCPIAFSKRLDPKGEYIRQYVPELAAVPQEYIHEPWRMPQELQERYECLIGVHYPERIVDLAKMSKRNTLAMQALRHSLIADGAPDEGPPHCRPSNEEEVRQFFWLVD, encoded by the exons ATGGCAAAGCGAGCGAATGTTTTGTGGTTCCGCCATGGGCTGCGATTGCATGACAATCCGGCTCTATTGGAGGCCATTTCGGACAAGGCAGAGGGAATTGCACTGATACcgcttttcatttttgatggcGAGAGTGCAG GCACCAAAACGGTTGGCTACAATCGTATGCGCTTCTTGCTGAAATCCTTGGCTGATATCAATAATCAACTACAAGCCGTGCACAGCTCCGCAGGTGGTTTGGGCAAATTGTATCTATTCCAAGGCAATCCTACAGCCATATTTCGACGTTTGAATGATCATTGTCAgctgaataaaatttgtttcgaaCAAGATTGTGAACCAATCTGGAATAGACGCGATGACTCAGTGCGCGCTTTGTGTAACGAATTGGGTATTGAGGCAGTGGAAAAGGTCTCACATACGCTTTGGGACCCTCGTACTGTCATAAGCACGAATGGTGGAATCCCACCACTGACTTACCAGatgtttttg CACACCGTAGAAATAATTGGTTTACCACCGCGTCCAGTGGAGGATCCTGACTGGAATGGAGTAGAGCTTTTACAACTACCTGAGAGCATATTAATGGAGTTGAATGCTTTTACACAG TTCCCCACACCGGAGGACATGAACGTATTTCCAGATAATGTTAGCTATGTGGCAAAAGTAAAATGGCGCGGCGGTGAGCAACAAGCCTTGCTGCATCTCGCCGAGCGTCTTAATGTCGAGGAGCACGCTTTCAAACACGGTTACTATCTCCCAAATCAAGCGCATCCCAACATAGTCGAATCTCCGAAATCGATGAGCGCTCATTTACGTTTCGGCTGCTTGTCAGTACGTCGTTTCTACTGGAGTGTACACGATCTCTTCAAGAATGTACAACTAGAGGCATATCATCAAGGTATACACATGACTGGCGGTGAGCACATCACTGGGCAGCTCATTTGGCGTGAATACTTTTATACTATGTCCGTAAATAATCCCTATTACGATCGCATGGAGGGCAATGAGATCTGCTTGAACATTCCATGGGCAAAACCAGCTGCTGATCAGCTGGAAAGTTGGCGTAGTGGCCACACGGGTTTTCCATTGATCGATGCCGCGATGCGTCAATTGTTGGCCGAAGGTTGGTTACACCATACACTTCGCAATACGGTGGCAACCTTCCTGACACGCGGTGCACTCTGGCAAAATTGGGAACATGGCTTGCGACACTTTCTCAAATACCTATTAGATGCTGATTGGTCAGTGTGTGCCGGCAATTGGATGTGGGTCTCATCGTCGGCATTTGAGCGGCTGTTGGACTCCTCGCGGGTCTCTTGTCCCATAGCTTTTTCGAAGCGTCTTGATCCAAAGGGCGAATACATAAGACAGTATGTGCCTGAATTGGCGGCGGTGCCGCAAGAGTATAT CCACGAACCTTGGCGCATGCCGCAGGAACTCCAGGAGCGCTACGAATGTCTAATTGGTGTGCACTATCCCGAACGCATTGTCGACTTGGCCAAAATGTCTAAGCGTAACACACTTGCTATGCAAGCACTGAGGCACTCATTGATCGCCGATGGCGCACCGGATGAAGGACCACCCCACTGTCGTCCATCCAACGAGGAGGAAGTGCGCCAGTTTTTTTGGCTGGTCGATTAA